The Lycium barbarum isolate Lr01 chromosome 4, ASM1917538v2, whole genome shotgun sequence nucleotide sequence TTTTTGCTGCCTCTTCTCACTCAAACCTGCAACTAGATTCACTCATTTGATCATGGAACCCAAGGTATCTTGGGTCTCATACGATGATTGAACAGGTGAGTTTAAGCTTCTTTTAGTCCATGCAAGCAGTGCCTTCTTTCTTTTCTAGAAACTGGGTCAGTCAGCTTTTAGCTTCGTCTCAATCTTTTGACCAGTCCTAGATCCAGCCCAACAACTTTTCATAGGAACATAAGGTCCATCACATATGATGTCCCACAGCTTAGATCCTCAGCCATGAAAAGTTATGCCTTCTCCTCTTCCACCACGCATGATACTCTCTGTTGGATCTTGGTGGTCTTGTGATAGATTCTCTTTTATCTAGATTCGGTGAAATAGCGGTGATGGAGATCCTTTCTAgttgttaaccttttagaaagaattaactctaaTACCAATTGTTAAAGGATATGCGTTCACCAAACagtatggagggacctggttgtgtgcCAGTTTCATTATGCAATGTAGTACAAGAATCAACACCATATTATTATGTGGAAAACTCCTTACTCAAGGGATTATAAACCaagacctaccccagtaggatttcaactccactaaccgagaaactcaggttacaactctattgaatgctaggaactaactcccataacccctcacccttacaataacgcttatgcaaccttcatacttgactacccctagccaagtACACTAATACACCTACACTCACcccagcctagtgtaccactcaaaggcaccctttgagaattcaccacagtGACTAACTCCAGCCatacactaatacaactaagctaactatagcctagtgtaccactcaagagcttgtggaagcaaccttaagaatttagaacacctacaaacaacttcttttTATGGAAGGGTAGGTTTGCAGTTTCAGTGCAaaagaacaaagactcaacaacctaaggacctaaaacaTCTTCAGTTCTGGACCTGGTCCTCCGGGTTGCTATGGCTCTAttcttgaggaacaccttgaaaggCGGAGACTTGCACTTTGGATGGAGAAATTTTTGGATTGTGCAAGAATGAGTCTTCTCTTggaagatgatgtctttatatgcacggagagagagagagagagagtagcgATGACCACTCATAAAATCTGGATCGTTAATCAATCAGCCTTGCTGAGGTACTGCTATACAGCTGCATTGTACTTTCAGCAGCACACGCTTTACAGCTGTGGATTTGGACTTTCGGCTTTAGTGATCAGGACCTTTATCTCGAGGAACATGGTTCCTCATCTGTTATTCAAACAAGTTGTAAGTAGTCGATACACTGTCAGTAGCTCTATAGCTTCATTGTTGGCTGAGTAGGCTGGAGATTTGATCCCATATGGTCCTTTTGAATCAACATATCTGGTCTCTCATAGATGAGCAAATCCTGCAGGCATCTAATCCTTCAAGGAGCATGTTAGAAAAAGAACATATAAGATATCACAGGGTAAACCAAATTCAGGCAGGTGAACCTAATTGTATCTGGTTTCTTAGGGTTTgtcatgtcatcaaaacatatcgTTTCTCATCACTTGTCCTCgaggttctgtcacgacccaacttgagggccatgacgggcacccggagcttaGCCTACTCAGTACCTCCTAagatacatctcataatcataccTAAGTGGGCCACAAGGCGAACTCGTAACTATCATAAACTGTAAGAGACACGAGTCCAAGAGATATATGCACatttatatacttatcataaactatgcccatatatagaAGTCgccaaggctgccaaaaatgatatacagaatatGAACCGAAGAGGTCATAAAatatctaactatacacatctTTCTACGAGCCTCAacatggagtgcataacataataagaacgggacaagaccctgccaTACTCATATATATACCcaaaataatagtaccaactGAACTGTAGCTCTGGAATAAGCGGAGCGCTCCTGCacaatcgctgatgaagcagTCTAGGAGTTTGGTCCATCTCTCTATTTGCCTACGGgaatgaacgcagtgtccacaacaaatggacgtcagtacgagcaatgtactgaataCGTAATGCATAAGTAGCAACATAATAACGTTATGAGAaaaacatgagataagagaaataacctgtacctctgaatgcctcttaaggcgaatgtcATGTATGCTTAGccttttttagaaaaatatttccatacatacatatatagtacCGTAccaggccatataggctcggtgttatcatcatatcatcatcatcccgcatcTGGGGCAACTCGCATCCtgggtaacatcataacctgcccactaCAGTGGCGTGCACATCTATGTGCCCGCCAATTCGACTATAgcacggcgcggtgtgagaaaatacatacacatatgttgacacccaattttgaccctcctcttttatttaattaatttcactatgcttctcagcCATGAAAATTCCCCAATaaatgagtttggaatattttcaCTAATTAGTACACTATTTGTTAGATATTATTTCTCTAAAATTAAGAAAGGTTTCTATCGTTACTTAAAAAATCACCCAAcatcatattttttttatataattaaaaaaaaatactaaacatAATTCTTTACAATTAAATCACTCAAAAATAGTGTTGGTATTCCTATATCAATATTGGCGTTGGCATTTTTCCTTTAATCCTATTTATTACTATGTTTATCATCTTCTTACTATATTATTTAAactaaatacgtatattaaattactCTATTGTAATTTATATAGGTATACATGTTGTGGGAATTAATTAAGacaaagaagcatattttaattaaCTGATAGAAGTAAAAAGGGATTTGGAAATAATCATCTACCTAAAACTTGCGCCAAATCCTATTCTTTCTACACCAATTAGTAGCCCAGCACCCTAGCCCAATCCGATTGACCCGACCCGCCCCAACATCTACAACTAAACCAGCCTAATCCTAATTTTCCCAATTAGAACAAAACAGCCCCCTTCACTCATCTCCTCTctcttcaagaaaaccctaacCAAAATCACCATCATCGCCGATTCCACCGAAGGACCAGCGAACAAAAGCCGATTTTGGCGTCGCTGACACCATCTCCAATCAACCCCAGTCCCTTTTCAAGCAACAGAGCTTTGAACAGCTCGTCCAAGTCGAATCAGAGCCCCcgcccccccaccccccacccccaaaaaaatGAGAAGCACGCAAGGATCTTTGGGTTTCTAGGCCAATCTTCCAACAATCCCCTGGGTAAAGGCTCGTTTCAGTTCGTTGGAGCCTAAAACCATGAAGAAACCACTAGATTCAGACCTCTAGCATTCAAATCGCTCTGAAAAGGTGAGAATCCGTCACTtttttcttcatcattcattTTTCGAAATTTCACAGTTTTCCCCCCTCTTTAATTCAAAATTCAAAGGCAAAAGCTTCTTGAAGAAGCCGTTGAAACACCCCAACCTTCAGCTATAAATACCGGCCTTTGAGGGCTGTtttacaacaagaaaaacaatTGAAAAAGAAAGATCCCTTGTTTTTAAGCTAAACAACTGAAAATTCCCCATTATTTTTTAAGCTTCTTAATTCTCAGAAAATTCTTTTGTTTTAACTTGTTAAGTCTTTTGGTTATCAAAATATTCTTTCAAGATCTTGGCTAAGCAAAAACTACTTCGAGCGGATTCGAAGACTCGACGATGACAATGGCCTCAGTTCGCTGTAACGGATAAGGTAATCACACTCGTCTTCACTTCGTCTTTAATTTTGTAAGAGTAGAAATGTAGACGTTAAATAGCTCTTGTCGATTATGATGTTTTTGCCTATCCGAAATTTGTTTGTTGTTCTGTCCTGTCCTTAATCTGTGTATAAAAGGTAGTTAATAAGGACTAAGAATACTTTAAGGAACTATTGATTAACTTGCAGAATAGGTGGACAGCTAGGTTGCTAGTTTGGATTTTTATCTTTAATACTGGTAGAAAGGTTGATTTTACATAACCCATAGAACATGGAATACGTTCATGTCATGTGTTTAAGGCTGTTCTCTAACCTGTTTCTTGTTGAGTTTGAGGCCTAAGGGAATATGGAAATCCTCCTTAAATCAATAACTGTTGGAATCCAAATGTATTGGCTGCATTTTTTCGCTTGTTGTGAGATTTTGTTTCTTCAGTAAGCCACCCTCGCCTTTCTTTCATCTCAGTTTCGTACAATTAAATGTAGTCATTCgactgtttttttatttttttatttttttttattctttgttCAGTGTTACTTGTTCGAAATCATTCGTCATTGAGTTTTGCTATAAATGGGTACATAAGAATGGTTAGAGAGGATTAAAAATGCTTATAGGGATATTTTCATCGATTTGTAGAATATGGGAATAAGTATGCCATTCATTTAGATTTCTGTTTGACTGTATATTGGAATCCACGGGCGTCGTTCCTTTATTTAGAAATCAATATTTCAATAGCTAGTATGAactgtggttttttttttttttttgagaaaagttATTGATTTGTTTGGATAAAAACGGGGATTATTAGTGACTGTTTGGTTTACATTTTTTTAGTATACTTCTTTCTGATAATTAATGTATTTTTTTGATACATGATAATATATATGAATCTGTTCCTCCCTTTTTGAGCTTAAATGACTTGATTTTTTAGAGATTGAAACACTTAAAACTGCCATGAAATTAAGGGACAGTAGGCAGTTGTGCTCAGATCCCTTGTACTTTGAGCAAGGATATTACATGTCTCTAGAGTTTCTGCTATTTGGGGGTGCCTGATAGTAAAGATTTTAGAACTTGAATAAATATTAATTCAGCCAAAAGTTCTTACTGCATACTGTCTTAGAGCATGACAGAAGCATATAGATGTTTAAGTAGTAATGGGATCATACATTCTTGGTGTGTGTAGAAGTCATGATTGCCAAAATTCCTTTCCCCGCTGACACATAATCTTGTGTTTTTTTTATTATCTTACTCCCAGGAGCTTAGAATCTTCCGAAAATGTGTTCGAATGAGTTTTAAGCCTGCACTATATTTTGGTATAACCATAAGATCCATGATGTTAGAATTAGCCTACTGTTTTTCATTTTTCAACGaaattgataaaaataaaaaataaaaaaaatggaaatgtACTTTGTTGAAACTTTTGCATGTATGTCACTTCTCCTATGATCTGTTAATGAGAATCTACTAATGAGAATATGGTTCTTAGTCTTTCTTTAAAGCTTAGTGATATACATGTCCACGAATCTTTGTAAAAAACTTGATTGAACATGGTGCCAGTAACTCTGGCAAGCTCTGTAAATTAGAGTATCATTCTTGTTTAAGTTATTCTGAACCTTAttctttatcttctttttttaaaaaaaaaaaacaaagggaaATCAGTCAAATAAGTATAAAAGTCTAAATGTGATGTGTTAAAAGAGGCATGTTGTTTACAGTATTTACTTTAAATACTCTAAAAGGGTGTTTTCTTTCGTACATTCTGAGACGAGTACTTTCTTTGCAGATTGTAAAAATGTGTTTTTTTTGTGGTATAAAAaggtactttttttttcttttaacatTGTAGAAAGAGTACTCTCTTTTTCACGTTATTGAGATCAGTATGGTCAAGAGTACATGTAAAGTTTGTATCATAACTATTTCCTACATCTTTTGGTTCAATAATGTGAACTTGTTTCCAGTTATTTTTGAGTCAAAAACTTCTCTTTGTGTCTAGCTTTGCTGCACTTTATTTAGGAGTCATATCTGCTGAATAATAGTTGCTGAGAATTTGAGAATCTAAAAGTTGCCAAAATTTGCCTTTCCCAAGTTTACTTGTGTTTCTTAAAAGGGTGCATTGAGCTAAATTTTTACCCGTAAAGTCTCTAAAAGACTTCATTCAGACCTGCAGCACTTCTTTAAACCCAGATGAACCAAACTTAATCGCTTTACGACATCAGAAACTGAATGagattaatgaagtattatgctGATTGAATTTATTTGTGGATCCTTTGTGGTTAAGCAGATACTATAAAGTGTCaatggattaaaaaaaaaaaaaaagtcttgagTATTCTTTTGTTGTTTTGGTTGCTGCAAGTTTGTAAGGCGTTCAAATGAGTTCAACTTACGTAGAAAAACATAGtgataagttgtgaactagttttaatccgttaaaaatagggcataACAGAATGACGACTCTGCTGGGGGAAATGCCTTAGGTTTTGACTTTAGTAGACTTAGTTTAAGAAATAGATACTTGAGGGatgcttttttatttatttatattttatcacCTGTTATTtatgagttgctacattgctATATTTGAAAGGACGcaagccaaagccaaacttgtgcTCCTTATTTGTTTGAGAAAACACAatttgttactgctttccttCCAATGTCATTGCACTTTCTATCGAGTCTCTGGCCGTACACTTACACACACTATAGTTCACGCGAGGTGTTGTCTTACACGCCTCCACCCTTTCTTTGGATTCTCTAGTTTCAGAGTCGGTACGGTAATTTACTACGTACCTTCTCGCAGACATTTAGTCTCACTCCGAAATTCTTAGGAAAAAATCTTATTCTAGAAAAAATAAGTCATGCTGCATACACCTTAGGCAGGACAATCCAAGGTATTATCGCTGCAAATTAGGAATCCACCCTTTGTCAAAGGTTTGAAACCCGAATGACATAACCCTTTATGTGAATTGTTGAAATGATCCTTAAGAGAcacaagatgattttttttttaacaaaacaatacttatcataacctttACCCTTCTTTTTCAGATTGAAATTAACCAAAACCTACCAAATATCCAAATGATAGTCTCATCTCCTCACGACCTGCAAACTTGGCGGAGGAACATAAAAGTGGCACACAGAGAGGAAATCCGACAACATCTGGGGTCGTTAATGTCACTAATGGGTATCCAAGCTGAAAAAACTCTCACCAAGCTACTGATAGAATTTTGGGATCCCGCCAGCGTAACCTTTAATTTTTGGATTTTGTGATAACCCCTACTTTGGAGGAAGTTTGTGGATTCACCGACTTACCATTTGAGGGAAGAATGCCGGTGTTACCATCCTTCATATCGAGAGAGAGATTCTTGCTCATTTTGGGATTTAATGTCTACCCGGTCTTGAGGAACGTGAAAAATGATTGAGTGAAGTTTGACTTTCTTTTTTAGAGATTTGGGCGCCGAGAAATTTTTGATCCATATCGGGATAAGTTTGCGTGTGACCGCGGAAGGTGGGAGCAAATGTGGCCAAGAGCCTTCGCCATAGCCTTGTTGGGAGTCTTGGTCTTCCCAAAGAGAGCCTACCGAATCAATATTAACCTTTTGCCACTTGTTATGAATATCTTCTCGGGACAGGATGAATTGACATTGGTCCCTATGATCCTCGCGGAGACACTCCAAGCTCTATCGGCTTGTTCAAGAGGGCATAACTTTTTCGAGGGGTGTAATCTCTTACTGCAGTCCTAGGCCACGGAACACTTCTATACTCGCCTCCCCATCATGGATTACTACATAGATACTCGTAGCAGAATTCAGAGCCACAAGGAAAGAATGAGGTACTGGCCTGAACCTATAGGAGAGGAGGAGTGGCGCGCATTCTTAGTTCAGCTCACGGGAGATGCTATTCAGTGGAAATACCCTTGGCTGTCAGGGAGACCTTTGGTAAGAACTGCAAATCTGTACTTCTTTGAGTTGATCGGGTTGGACGGGATTCATCCATATGCGCCTCTCACAGTCTTGACGCAGTTTGGAGTTACACAAAATGTCCCAGTCTGGTCCTATATGGCACTACATGAAAATAACTATGATAGGGTGGTTCCAATAGCACGAGTGAGAATTCTGCAAAGAGAATGGATGAACATGATCACAATTGGTATGGTTGACGAGAGTTGGTGCACACCCGAGTATTATGCCTTGTATAATGTGGGAGGCATGACACTTTTGCCAACCGAAGACGGATTCGATGGGCTCACGGACTATGATTTAGCCGCTTGGCTTACAGTTGAGATATTGTCTTTCATGAACGTCAACAATGACATGTACAGACAAGTAGTTCCGGGTTCAGTAAACCATATGATACAACTGGTAGAAGAGGAAGATCCAGTAGAGCCGGAAGAAGAGATGGAAGAGGACCCTGAAGAAGATCCGACAGAGCCAGATGAACCAATGGAAGAGGATCCGGAAGAAGATCGAGAATGGGAATTAGAGCATAATCTTGTAATAGAAGTAGAGCCCGAGAAATCACCTGAGTATACTCCGGCAGGATATTCAGAGGAGGAACCGGAGGTACAGTCTGAGTACAAGCCTACAGTACATGGTATAGAGGAGGGACCTGAGTATGATCCAGAGGCAGGTTGGGTGATAGAGACAGACCCAGAGGAAGAACTTGAGTACGACCCAGGGCCCGATTATGACCCAGCATATGATGGGGATGACAATGACGGCCCAACATGGCCCTAGACTATTTTCTTTCcccctttttgttttctttacATTCCAAAAGAGTGTCGTATGGCCTAATATCTTTGTACGCCCTCGTGGCCACCCTTTGCATTTTCATTTCAAACTTCCATCGACCCATCCCCTTTGTGTTTTATCATTTCAGGCTGCCATAGGCCTACCCTTGTAAGCTCTCGAGCAACCTTTTGTTGGAATGGAAGTTATGTTTGTTCTAAAAAATCACAGAATGTGTCAAAAAAGGATAATCATCATCAACTTGTGTGTAACGTAGGCTTACCTCTGGCAAAAAGAGGCCCCACAATTAGAACGCGCTTGTTTGCACGTCGACTTGACGTAATTACGTGATTAAACATGTTACTCTACTCTTTCTAAAGCTTCCCGGACTAACCTTTTTGTTTTCCAATTGTCTTTATTTTGGTTTTATCCCCCCAACAGAGGTTGATTTGTGTTGATCTTCAAACTGGCCGAATCACACTACAATTTGAGATCTAAGGGAAAAATGACAATCACCAACGAAGTCAACCCAACTTCTAACCTTGCCATAACTAATGAAAATCCAGGAAACTCAAGAGAGAGGATTAATCTGAACGATGAAGAAGAGATCGCTTTGCTAAAGCTACAACTTGACGAACTGAGAGGAGAGCTGCGCCAACTTCGGGACCTGACCCATCTCACTGTGACTGCTTTCCCAAACCCACCTCACTTTCCATCATTAGATTCGACTATTCCAGAACACTTCCCTCCATCCACACGCCCACCTCCAGTACCCCTTTCTTGCTCCAACCTACCTCCAGTCACTCCCGCGAATGTACCAAATCTGCCTAAACAAACCCCTTACATCCCCGACAACGCCCATACTTCACAAAACCCACTACCAACCCAAACTGCTACCGCACCTACTTACCCCACCGTGCAGCACATACCAGGGGCATACGTTGACACTTCCCACGAGCAAcatgtgccaccggtatatgcAACTAGGCTCCAACCTTCACCGCTCCCGTCACAGTCAGGGTCCCGTTCGAGGTGGATTAGTATGCAAAAATGGAGAGAGATGCCAAGATAGGAGAAGAAGAATCAATCATTAGCCAGCTTCACAGTCTAAGGAAAGAAATAAGGAGCATGCGAGTCACTCGGGGAAGTGAGAGTTTGGATTATGATGATCTATGCATACACCATGATATTGGCATGCCAGTAGGGTACAAACCTCCTAAGTTTGATGTTTTTGATGGGACAGGTGATCCTCATGCTCATTTGAGAGCCTACTGCCACAAGTTAGTAGGAGTGGGAAGGAACGAGAAATTGAGGATGAAGTTGTTTATCAGAAGTTTGTCAGGAGAGGCGCTCACTTGGTATACTCGCCAAGATCCTCGCAAATGGAGTGACTGGCAGGATATGGCTGGGGATTTCATGACTCGCTTCGGATTCAACACTAAGATCACACCAGGCAGGTTTTCTCTGAGCAATGTACGTAAAAAGGCGACTGAGTCATTCCAGGATTACGCAAGACGTTGGAGAATTGAGGCTGCCCAAGTTATGCCCCATTGGATGAAAGCGAGCTCAGCAAGTATTTCATTCGAGCTCAGGAAGGCATCTACTTTGAAAAGATGATAGGATCAACGGGCCAAAAGTTCGCCGatttggtcaaaatgggagacttTTTGGAAGAAAGAATCAAGTCTGAAAATATTTAATC carries:
- the LOC132636061 gene encoding uncharacterized protein LOC132636061 is translated as MDYYIDTRSRIQSHKERMRYWPEPIGEEEWRAFLVQLTGDAIQWKYPWLSGRPLVRTANLYFFELIGLDGIHPYAPLTVLTQFGVTQNVPVWSYMALHENNYDRVVPIARVRILQREWMNMITIGMVDESWCTPEYYALYNVGGMTLLPTEDGFDGLTDYDLAAWLTVEILSFMNVNNDMYRQVVPGSVNHMIQLVEEEDPVEPEEEMEEDPEEDPTEPDEPMEEDPEEDREWELEHNLVIEVEPEKSPEYTPAGYSEEEPEVQSEYKPTVHGIEEGPEYDPEAGWVIETDPEEELEYDPGPDYDPAYDGDDNDGPTWP